The Candidatus Cloacimonadota bacterium genome includes a window with the following:
- a CDS encoding MraY family glycosyltransferase encodes MIYIGITITAFAIGFLLVPLNSKFSRLIGNIDYPRERSVHIVSTPKSGGISIFFTLVFMQILFVTTGIFNSGKLPVYFLIGGFLVVLLGVLDDRFEYSAWKKLIAESCIVILMYYFGFKIDLLTNPFGSSIVVGVFSFPLTLVWYLLIMNSINLIDGLDGLATGIVAIVFLVSGIAGIICGNLFVAYFSFCFVGSCLAFLKYNFHPAEIFLGDAGSLFLGFSIASLSIAGNIQFKGAASLTLLVPLIVLMIPLFDTFHAIFRRLKTPRSIFQADKSHLHHKMLDLGFSYKTVVFIAYFLTILLGLISIGFMMINQKILFSLLVIFALFALIIFYQIVKKEFFK; translated from the coding sequence TCAAGGTTGATTGGGAATATTGATTACCCTCGTGAAAGAAGCGTTCACATTGTGTCAACTCCCAAAAGTGGAGGAATTTCAATATTTTTTACATTAGTGTTCATGCAAATCCTTTTCGTAACAACCGGAATTTTCAATTCGGGCAAATTGCCGGTTTATTTCCTTATTGGTGGCTTTCTAGTAGTTTTATTGGGGGTGCTTGATGATAGATTCGAATATAGTGCTTGGAAAAAATTGATTGCTGAAAGTTGCATTGTAATCTTAATGTATTATTTTGGATTTAAGATTGATCTTCTTACAAATCCTTTCGGTTCATCAATAGTTGTCGGCGTTTTTTCTTTTCCACTAACTTTGGTTTGGTATCTGCTAATTATGAATTCGATAAATCTTATTGATGGATTGGACGGTTTGGCGACCGGAATAGTTGCTATCGTATTTTTAGTTTCGGGAATTGCCGGCATTATTTGTGGAAATTTATTTGTGGCTTATTTTTCATTTTGTTTTGTGGGAAGTTGCTTGGCATTTCTCAAATACAATTTTCATCCGGCAGAAATCTTCCTTGGTGATGCCGGCAGCTTGTTTTTGGGATTTTCGATCGCCTCCCTTTCCATTGCCGGTAATATTCAATTTAAGGGAGCAGCCAGTCTTACCCTATTAGTGCCGCTAATCGTGCTTATGATCCCGCTCTTTGATACCTTTCACGCAATATTCAGAAGGTTGAAAACACCTCGGAGTATTTTTCAGGCAGATAAAAGTCACCTCCATCACAAAATGCTTGATTTGGGATTTTCGTATAAAACAGTAGTGTTTATCGCATATTTCCTAACAATTCTTTTAGGGCTAATATCTATAGGATTTATGATGATTAATCAAAAAATATTGTTTAGTCTCTTAGTTATTTTTGCTCTGTTTGCATTAATAATTTTTTATCAAATAGTAAAAAAGGAATTTTTCAAATGA